A portion of the Granulosicoccus antarcticus IMCC3135 genome contains these proteins:
- a CDS encoding HlyD family efflux transporter periplasmic adaptor subunit — MSNLQPSQWQWVRHLRPQRVVGVHYQDRMVRSEPWTFMHNEVTGQHVRIDGLARQVVHLLDAKTSIEKLLEQACISLSDEALEALATALLSLVNLGLISLGSAEAQSHLQRQAEQFDQRKPRAWHNPLAVRFALLDPDERLAALVQAGRVVSVTRMVQLALLLLLVGFLVAAVNTQALGEQLAFMARSPHQWWQMIVVYPFLKCLHEFAHAIAVKRFGGAVHEMGITLLVLMPVPYVDASDSWRIESRRRRILVSAAGMLAEGVVASLALVIWSLVEPGLIHEMAFALALTGSLSAVLFNANPLLKFDGYQILQDLLDIPNLAPRATRYLRYLLRRYLLNIKSAVSPVSGMGERRWLFLYGVSAGVYRWVITMGIALYLATRFPILGSLLAIFALYQLAVKPLFKGVGYLAHSSELAGQRTRGIMVSSTLVAMFMGLVFLVPMPTSTRAQGVVSVPVQARLYAPQSGEIASLNISDGQLVLPGQLLLTLNAPVLNKQLAVAQSELEVLKVQVQAALSNDKDSASSYREDLQEKRKNLAALSDRVASLQVRAGAQGTIKLDSRLLRVGQFVEAGASLGHIVNQESLHVKAVVRQSDISRVKAGVDHISVRLAEQFSQPLEATLIQQTPAGDRQLPSQALAGNGPGAIAVASGSEQQWETVEPVFHLELELPAGVTSSGIGGRAYVTLTHQAESLGSRSWRSLRQLLLDQLAI; from the coding sequence GTGAGTAATCTGCAACCCTCTCAGTGGCAGTGGGTGCGTCACCTTCGACCTCAGCGAGTTGTTGGTGTGCACTATCAGGATCGAATGGTGCGCTCAGAACCGTGGACCTTCATGCACAATGAGGTAACCGGCCAGCATGTCAGAATCGACGGGCTGGCAAGGCAGGTGGTACATCTGCTTGACGCTAAAACCTCGATTGAAAAACTGCTGGAACAAGCCTGCATTTCTTTATCTGATGAAGCGCTTGAAGCTCTGGCTACGGCCTTGTTATCGCTGGTTAATCTGGGGCTGATAAGTTTAGGCAGTGCTGAGGCGCAAAGTCATTTACAGCGGCAGGCCGAGCAGTTTGATCAGCGCAAGCCGCGGGCGTGGCATAACCCGCTGGCGGTGCGCTTTGCTCTGTTGGACCCGGATGAGCGCCTGGCAGCACTGGTTCAGGCAGGCCGTGTTGTCTCTGTCACACGTATGGTTCAGCTTGCACTATTGTTGTTGCTCGTCGGCTTTCTGGTCGCAGCAGTCAATACACAGGCACTCGGTGAGCAGCTGGCATTCATGGCTCGTTCGCCGCATCAATGGTGGCAGATGATCGTGGTGTATCCGTTTCTAAAATGTCTGCATGAATTTGCCCATGCCATAGCCGTCAAACGCTTTGGAGGCGCTGTGCACGAGATGGGTATTACGCTCTTGGTGCTGATGCCGGTGCCCTATGTGGATGCCTCAGACAGCTGGCGGATTGAAAGCCGTCGACGCCGCATTCTGGTGAGTGCCGCCGGCATGCTGGCAGAAGGCGTGGTGGCTTCTCTTGCACTTGTTATCTGGTCGTTGGTGGAACCGGGGCTGATTCACGAGATGGCCTTTGCGCTGGCGTTGACAGGCTCCTTGTCGGCTGTTTTATTCAATGCCAATCCTTTATTGAAATTTGATGGCTATCAGATCCTGCAAGATCTACTGGATATTCCCAACCTGGCACCACGTGCCACACGTTATCTGCGTTACCTGCTTCGGCGTTATCTGCTTAATATAAAATCTGCTGTCTCGCCGGTATCGGGTATGGGGGAGCGGCGGTGGCTTTTTCTTTATGGGGTGAGTGCAGGTGTTTACCGTTGGGTGATTACCATGGGCATTGCCCTGTATCTGGCAACCCGTTTTCCTATTCTGGGATCTTTGCTTGCGATTTTTGCCCTCTATCAGCTGGCCGTTAAACCGCTATTCAAAGGCGTGGGTTACCTGGCCCATTCCTCCGAGCTGGCAGGGCAAAGGACCAGGGGAATAATGGTCTCCAGTACGCTGGTGGCAATGTTTATGGGTCTGGTTTTTCTGGTTCCTATGCCTACCAGCACGCGGGCGCAAGGGGTGGTGTCTGTACCTGTGCAGGCTCGACTGTATGCACCACAGTCTGGGGAGATTGCCAGCCTGAATATCAGCGATGGGCAGCTTGTTCTGCCGGGTCAGTTGTTACTGACACTGAACGCTCCGGTGCTCAACAAGCAACTGGCGGTGGCCCAAAGCGAGCTTGAGGTTCTCAAGGTGCAAGTGCAGGCAGCTTTAAGTAATGACAAGGACAGTGCATCGTCGTATCGTGAAGATCTGCAGGAGAAGCGCAAGAATTTGGCAGCACTGTCGGATCGTGTGGCCTCATTACAGGTTCGAGCCGGTGCGCAAGGCACCATCAAACTGGATTCGCGTTTGCTGCGTGTGGGGCAGTTTGTCGAAGCGGGCGCCTCGCTAGGGCATATTGTCAATCAGGAGTCGTTGCACGTTAAGGCGGTGGTTCGTCAAAGCGATATATCTCGAGTGAAGGCCGGTGTCGATCATATTAGCGTCAGGCTGGCTGAGCAGTTCTCGCAGCCGCTGGAGGCCACACTGATTCAGCAAACCCCCGCTGGGGATCGGCAATTGCCCAGTCAGGCACTGGCGGGTAACGGGCCCGGTGCCATCGCTGTGGCCTCTGGCTCTGAGCAGCAATGGGAGACGGTGGAGCCGGTGTTTCATCTGGAGCTGGAATTGCCTGCTGGGGTGACCTCATCAGGCATTGGCGGGCGTGCCTACGTTACCTTGACTCATCAGGCAGAATCTCTGGGCAGTCGCTCATGGCGTTCCTTGCGACAATTGCTACTTGATCAACTAGCCATTTGA
- the betC gene encoding choline-sulfatase — protein MNILIIMVDQLNGTLFPDGPAEWLHAPNLKRLAERSARFSNCYTASPLCAPARASFMSGQLPSVTGVYDNAAEFPSDLPTYAHHLRAAGYYTCLSGKMHFVGPDQMHGFEERLTTDIYPADFGWTPDYRKPGERIEWWYHNLGSVTGAGVAEISNQMEYDDEVAYHACAKLYDLARGRDERPWCLTASFTHPHDPYVTRKKYWDLYEGCEHLLPEIPAIPYEQQDAHSKRIFDANDWRKFDIKEEDIRRSRRAYFANISYLDDKVGEILDVLESTRQEAAILFVSDHGDMLGERGLWFKMSMFEGSSRVPLMISAPGVPPGRYDAPASTIDVCPTLAELAGVDMKAVLPWTEGQSLMGVAQEKLKRGPVAIEYAAEASYAPLVALRDEQFKYVRCKLDPDLLFDLANDPHELTDLAQDPAYAQVLERLSALADARWDLDRFDDDVRRSQARRWVVYEALRNGAYYPWDYQPLQKASDRYMRNHMNLDTVEEKQRFPRGE, from the coding sequence ATGAATATACTCATCATTATGGTGGATCAGCTGAACGGAACCTTGTTCCCGGATGGCCCGGCCGAGTGGCTGCATGCGCCTAATCTGAAACGATTAGCCGAACGCTCAGCGCGCTTTTCAAATTGTTATACCGCATCTCCCTTGTGCGCCCCCGCACGTGCCAGCTTCATGTCCGGCCAGTTGCCCTCGGTGACGGGTGTTTACGACAATGCTGCAGAATTCCCGTCCGATCTTCCAACCTACGCACACCATCTTCGAGCTGCGGGTTACTACACCTGTCTGTCAGGCAAGATGCATTTTGTCGGGCCGGATCAGATGCATGGCTTCGAAGAGCGATTGACCACTGACATCTATCCTGCAGACTTTGGCTGGACACCCGATTATCGAAAACCTGGCGAGCGTATCGAGTGGTGGTATCACAACCTGGGGTCGGTTACGGGGGCAGGTGTTGCAGAGATCAGCAACCAGATGGAATACGATGATGAAGTGGCCTATCACGCCTGTGCCAAGCTGTACGATCTTGCGCGTGGCCGTGACGAGCGTCCCTGGTGCCTGACGGCCAGTTTCACCCATCCGCATGATCCTTACGTCACACGCAAAAAATACTGGGATTTATACGAAGGCTGTGAGCATCTGCTTCCCGAGATTCCTGCCATTCCCTATGAGCAGCAGGATGCCCATTCCAAGCGTATTTTTGATGCTAATGACTGGCGCAAATTCGATATCAAGGAGGAGGATATTCGTCGTTCTCGTCGAGCCTATTTTGCCAACATCAGCTACTTGGATGACAAGGTGGGTGAAATCCTGGATGTCCTGGAAAGTACTCGGCAAGAGGCCGCCATACTATTTGTCTCAGACCATGGGGACATGCTCGGTGAGCGAGGTCTGTGGTTCAAAATGAGTATGTTTGAAGGATCCTCACGCGTGCCCTTGATGATCTCAGCTCCCGGTGTACCGCCGGGTCGCTATGATGCACCTGCCTCGACAATTGATGTCTGCCCAACACTGGCCGAGCTTGCCGGTGTCGATATGAAAGCTGTTTTACCCTGGACAGAAGGCCAGAGTCTGATGGGTGTTGCGCAGGAAAAGCTCAAGCGTGGCCCTGTTGCGATTGAATATGCCGCTGAGGCTTCCTATGCGCCACTGGTGGCGTTGCGTGACGAGCAGTTCAAATACGTGCGTTGCAAGCTGGATCCGGACTTGCTGTTTGATCTGGCCAATGATCCTCATGAGTTGACGGATCTTGCGCAGGATCCGGCCTATGCGCAGGTGTTGGAGAGACTCAGTGCGTTGGCAGATGCGCGCTGGGATCTTGATCGATTTGACGATGATGTTCGGCGTTCGCAGGCACGACGCTGGGTCGTGTATGAAGCTTTGCGAAACGGTGCGTATTATCCTTGGGATTACCAGCCCTTGCAGAAAGCATCGGATCGTTACATGCGTAACCACATGAACCTTGATACCGTGGAAGAGAAACAACGTTTCCCGCGTGGAGAATGA
- a CDS encoding tryptophan 2,3-dioxygenase — protein MSDAYDPEKDGAKMSYKNDMSYGDYLDMDNLVAAQRPLSSAHDEMLFIIQHQTSELWMRLILHEISAARPLIAAGKHNQAFKMLARVARIFEQLNNAWDVLRTMTPSDYSHFRDDLGASSGFQSHQYRLIEFMLGNRNTNMLQVHEHRPDLHARLAAELEKPSLYHVALNALEVETGTTFAPEVYRMNTPHESSDEIIAAWTKIYRAPEEHWVLYELAEKLVDLEDYFRRWRFNHVTTVERVIGFRRGTGGTSGVKYLRRMLEVELFPELWHMRGGL, from the coding sequence ATGAGTGACGCCTACGATCCTGAAAAAGACGGTGCCAAGATGTCGTACAAGAACGACATGAGCTATGGCGATTACCTGGATATGGACAACCTGGTGGCGGCACAGCGGCCCTTGTCTTCGGCCCATGATGAAATGTTGTTCATCATCCAGCATCAGACATCCGAGCTCTGGATGCGTCTTATATTGCACGAAATCAGTGCTGCCCGGCCATTGATCGCCGCCGGCAAGCACAATCAGGCCTTCAAGATGCTGGCGCGTGTGGCTCGAATATTCGAGCAGTTGAATAATGCCTGGGATGTGCTCAGAACCATGACCCCCAGCGATTATTCTCATTTTCGTGATGATCTGGGAGCCTCCTCGGGATTCCAATCCCACCAGTACCGGCTGATTGAGTTCATGCTCGGAAATCGTAATACCAATATGCTGCAAGTCCATGAGCATCGACCGGACCTGCACGCAAGGCTGGCAGCCGAGCTGGAGAAACCCTCCCTATACCATGTTGCGCTCAATGCACTGGAAGTGGAAACGGGTACGACATTCGCGCCCGAGGTGTATCGCATGAATACACCGCATGAATCCAGCGACGAGATCATTGCCGCCTGGACCAAGATCTATCGGGCACCAGAAGAGCATTGGGTACTCTATGAGCTGGCTGAAAAGCTGGTCGATCTGGAGGACTACTTTCGACGCTGGCGTTTCAATCATGTCACCACGGTAGAGCGGGTTATCGGCTTTCGGCGCGGTACTGGTGGCACCAGTGGTGTCAAGTATCTGCGGCGTATGCTGGAAGTTGAGCTCTTTCCCGAGTTATGGCATATGCGTGGCGGACTGTGA
- a CDS encoding NAD(P)/FAD-dependent oxidoreductase, whose product MNSKSFDVAVIGCGSIGLATAYYLSRFHGISNIALIDCGQPMAFTSAQSGENYRNWWPHPSMVSFTNRSIDLLEDIARETDNRINMNRRGYALATRESNIDELLQQLHDGLGDEAESLLRFHDDSQASSYERPLKADWQGVREGVDILRNPDLIKTTFPSYATDIQTVIHIRRGGDISGQQLGMHMLEYLREKGAQRINGTVKAIKHKGDFTLELIGETGRRSISAGKIVNAAGPFANDIARMLDTSLPVFNTFQQKIAFEDRQQLIPRDMPFSIDLDGQDIDWLEDEREMLLEDPDFRWLAESMPGAIHCRPDGGDAGRWIKLGWAYNQNPAEPTRQLPLDDHYPDVVLRGAARLNPSLKAYYGQLPRNMHHYGGWYTMTEENWPLIGPMGVEGAFMNCALSGFGTMSACAAGELCAAWVTGAELPSYASDFSLSRRDDEALMEQLKACNKGIL is encoded by the coding sequence ATGAATTCAAAATCCTTCGATGTCGCCGTCATTGGCTGTGGTTCCATAGGGCTTGCAACCGCCTATTACCTGAGCCGCTTCCATGGCATCAGTAACATTGCCCTGATCGACTGTGGCCAGCCCATGGCGTTTACCTCTGCTCAGTCCGGTGAGAACTATCGAAACTGGTGGCCGCACCCCTCGATGGTCTCTTTTACGAATCGTTCGATTGATTTGCTGGAGGACATTGCCCGAGAAACAGACAACAGAATCAATATGAATCGGCGAGGCTATGCATTGGCTACCCGAGAATCCAACATTGATGAGTTGCTTCAGCAGTTACATGATGGGTTGGGCGATGAAGCTGAAAGCCTGTTGCGTTTTCACGACGATTCGCAGGCGTCCAGTTATGAGCGACCATTGAAGGCGGATTGGCAGGGTGTGCGTGAAGGTGTGGACATTTTGCGCAATCCCGATCTGATCAAGACAACGTTCCCCTCTTACGCGACTGACATCCAGACTGTCATCCATATTCGTCGTGGTGGTGATATCAGTGGCCAGCAACTGGGCATGCACATGCTGGAGTATCTGCGCGAGAAGGGGGCGCAACGTATTAACGGTACAGTCAAGGCAATAAAGCATAAAGGCGACTTTACATTGGAGCTCATTGGTGAGACAGGCCGTAGGTCAATCAGCGCGGGCAAGATCGTGAATGCCGCTGGCCCGTTTGCGAATGATATCGCCAGAATGCTGGATACTTCGCTACCCGTGTTCAATACCTTCCAGCAAAAGATTGCTTTCGAGGATCGTCAACAGCTTATTCCAAGAGATATGCCCTTTTCAATTGACCTGGATGGGCAAGATATCGATTGGCTGGAAGATGAGCGCGAGATGCTGTTGGAGGATCCGGATTTTCGCTGGTTGGCAGAGTCAATGCCTGGTGCCATACATTGTCGACCCGATGGCGGGGATGCAGGGCGCTGGATAAAACTAGGTTGGGCCTATAATCAGAATCCTGCTGAACCGACGCGGCAATTACCTCTGGACGATCATTACCCTGATGTGGTTCTGCGCGGTGCTGCCCGACTCAATCCCTCGCTGAAAGCCTACTACGGTCAGTTGCCGCGTAACATGCATCATTATGGCGGCTGGTACACAATGACTGAAGAAAACTGGCCCCTCATCGGTCCGATGGGAGTCGAGGGTGCATTCATGAACTGCGCACTCTCAGGCTTTGGCACCATGTCCGCCTGTGCTGCGGGTGAGTTGTGTGCGGCCTGGGTCACAGGGGCAGAGTTGCCGTCCTATGCCAGTGATTTCTCACTGAGCCGCCGTGATGATGAGGCACTCATGGAGCAGTTGAAGGCATGTAACAAGGGGATTTTGTAG
- a CDS encoding efflux RND transporter periplasmic adaptor subunit: MAVEAPERHHQSETRLPIDAHAGVPGWLGWLRPLLPACEWLGVIEQGATAGTFITHSYPVDAKAPAAVMLVARKALVSGRVTSVKLNPKASSGTVLFAIPLRQASKPFDRVLIFSGPPLAAKQREACVNLCRWASTWLYPPDRVTPVSPDSTLASLLACRSPVSMAIAIVNTLKRIHNCQRVSLAIRHCGSSHLQLLAMSDQSRIDARKVLPSQIVSTMQEMLDSKEPRLFHGKLPDYMEAQYPASFRLFEDQGRLSSIACVHAETATDACIEHSPPADATIVVVLLERAAESEFDQAEQESIQLKAIPACSLLVGRVREHTGLLQRCRQQAGLWLDVSFWRTMTRRRLFTIFGALLAAVVLLWPVPHRISARALIEAQDLQVLVAPQAGFIASSHARAGDRVSKGQLLATLDDRDLTLAVGKWHSEANKNDQARDLALASRDRVELARLRADATRIEAEQLLVDRQLSRAQLRAPFDGVVLSGDLSQQLGSSVVQGDTLFTVGSSDAYRLILDVDERDVGLVKPGQATRVRLAAQPNRIWEATIEAVLPVATSTDEGNVFQVPAQLNNKTDAIRPGMEGVAKLQVGTQSLAWVYTRRLRESVKIWLWHLGLIR; this comes from the coding sequence ATGGCTGTAGAGGCCCCTGAACGACATCATCAGTCAGAGACCCGCCTGCCTATCGATGCGCATGCCGGCGTGCCAGGGTGGCTTGGCTGGCTGCGTCCGCTGCTGCCTGCTTGTGAGTGGTTGGGGGTAATAGAGCAGGGGGCAACGGCGGGTACATTTATTACGCATTCATATCCCGTTGATGCCAAAGCGCCGGCTGCTGTCATGCTGGTCGCCAGAAAAGCACTGGTGTCGGGGCGAGTAACCTCGGTCAAACTCAATCCCAAAGCGAGTTCGGGTACCGTACTGTTTGCCATTCCCTTGAGACAAGCTTCAAAGCCCTTTGATCGCGTATTGATCTTCAGCGGCCCTCCTTTGGCCGCTAAACAACGTGAAGCCTGTGTCAATCTGTGCCGATGGGCCAGCACCTGGCTATACCCGCCTGATCGTGTAACTCCGGTTTCACCCGATTCAACGTTGGCATCATTACTGGCCTGTCGTAGTCCTGTCTCGATGGCCATTGCTATCGTTAATACTTTAAAACGGATACATAACTGTCAACGGGTCTCATTGGCTATCCGGCATTGCGGCTCATCACACTTGCAGCTTCTGGCCATGTCGGACCAATCGCGCATTGATGCCCGCAAGGTGTTGCCTAGTCAGATTGTATCTACCATGCAGGAGATGCTTGATAGCAAAGAGCCGCGTCTGTTTCATGGCAAGCTGCCTGATTATATGGAGGCTCAGTATCCGGCTAGTTTCCGCCTGTTTGAAGATCAGGGCAGATTGTCATCCATTGCCTGCGTACATGCCGAGACTGCCACTGATGCTTGCATCGAACATTCACCACCTGCGGATGCAACGATTGTGGTGGTTCTGCTCGAGCGTGCTGCCGAGAGTGAATTTGATCAGGCAGAACAGGAGAGTATTCAGCTAAAGGCGATACCTGCCTGTAGTCTACTGGTGGGTAGAGTGCGTGAACATACGGGTCTGTTGCAACGCTGTAGGCAACAGGCTGGCCTATGGCTGGATGTCAGTTTTTGGCGCACGATGACTCGTAGGCGGTTGTTCACTATTTTTGGGGCTTTGCTGGCCGCAGTGGTTCTATTGTGGCCGGTGCCACATCGCATCAGCGCCAGAGCATTGATTGAAGCTCAGGATCTACAAGTGTTGGTAGCTCCCCAGGCAGGCTTTATTGCCTCGTCACATGCGCGGGCCGGTGATCGTGTCAGCAAGGGGCAACTGCTGGCAACGCTTGATGATAGGGATCTGACGCTGGCGGTAGGTAAATGGCATAGTGAGGCCAACAAGAATGATCAGGCTCGGGACTTGGCGCTGGCATCGCGTGATCGGGTCGAGCTTGCTCGTCTGCGTGCTGATGCCACGCGTATAGAGGCCGAGCAGTTATTGGTTGATCGACAGTTATCCCGTGCGCAACTGCGGGCACCTTTTGATGGGGTGGTGCTCAGCGGTGATTTGAGTCAGCAGCTGGGTTCATCGGTGGTGCAGGGGGATACCCTGTTTACCGTAGGTTCCAGTGATGCCTATCGATTGATACTGGATGTGGATGAGCGCGATGTAGGGCTGGTCAAGCCGGGTCAAGCTACCCGGGTTCGGCTGGCGGCGCAGCCAAACAGAATATGGGAAGCCACCATCGAGGCGGTGCTGCCGGTGGCTACAAGCACGGATGAAGGCAATGTCTTTCAGGTGCCTGCACAGCTGAATAACAAAACCGATGCCATACGTCCGGGAATGGAAGGGGTCGCAAAACTACAAGTCGGTACGCAATCTCTGGCCTGGGTATATACCCGTCGATTGCGTGAGTCCGTCAAGATCTGGTTGTGGCATCTGGGACTGATTCGCTAG
- a CDS encoding LysR family transcriptional regulator has product MTDPVNSYTTLAKCSADLCAFMLVCELGKLSAAAQVMNISQPSLSQRIKNLESTVGRQLFVRHSSGVDLTPQGKLLLQLLEDPLKQAATRFQEFQTKQTSDRVTISVDHAFASFWLLPRLPQLREKSGSTDICIVSSQDPFVNATPETDITIFMAQAKDVSAGSTCLLQEQVSAICSPQFLADNPGIDSPQALLERGSQLLHLNTPGTHTAWLDWAKWLAALNASPEQLPAEIVFNSYEMIIKAACQGQGIALGWHGLIDDLLAEAELVVLLPDTVNTDVGYYIELAGTSKSSKTALIRDWVVDQINT; this is encoded by the coding sequence ATGACAGACCCAGTAAATTCCTATACCACGCTTGCAAAGTGTTCCGCGGATCTTTGTGCCTTCATGCTCGTGTGTGAACTGGGCAAGCTGTCTGCTGCGGCACAAGTGATGAATATTTCTCAGCCCAGCCTGAGTCAACGCATCAAGAATCTGGAATCTACGGTGGGTCGGCAGCTTTTCGTCCGACACTCCAGCGGTGTTGATTTAACACCACAGGGCAAGCTCTTGCTGCAGTTGCTGGAGGATCCACTCAAACAAGCGGCCACTCGTTTTCAGGAGTTTCAGACGAAGCAGACAAGCGATCGGGTTACGATCTCGGTAGATCATGCCTTCGCCTCGTTCTGGTTGCTGCCGCGCCTGCCACAGTTGCGTGAAAAGTCAGGCTCTACCGATATCTGCATCGTCAGCTCACAGGACCCATTTGTTAACGCCACCCCTGAAACAGACATCACCATTTTCATGGCTCAAGCAAAGGATGTGTCTGCAGGCTCGACCTGTTTACTGCAGGAACAGGTTTCAGCCATTTGCAGTCCACAATTTCTGGCCGATAACCCGGGTATTGACAGCCCGCAAGCGCTGCTTGAAAGAGGCTCACAGCTGCTGCACCTGAACACGCCCGGCACGCATACAGCCTGGCTGGATTGGGCCAAGTGGCTTGCAGCGTTGAATGCTTCACCTGAACAGCTGCCGGCTGAAATCGTGTTCAACAGCTATGAAATGATTATCAAGGCTGCATGCCAGGGTCAGGGAATCGCGCTGGGCTGGCATGGGCTGATTGACGATCTGTTGGCAGAAGCCGAACTGGTGGTGCTGTTGCCAGATACCGTCAACACCGATGTCGGTTATTACATCGAATTGGCGGGTACCAGCAAATCGTCAAAAACAGCTCTGATCCGGGACTGGGTTGTAGACCAGATCAACACCTGA
- a CDS encoding GntR family transcriptional regulator codes for MRNLSTQDQPAAFYNVYQHLRKDILAGDLLGGAVLRQDDIALQYGVSKVPVREALRRLEMEGLVEFRPRRGAIVKQVTDSDLLEMLDIRIALECRALELAIPNFADSDFDLAQDVLDEYALTTDKERWSELNQRFHGCILEPCGNHQLLALINDFEQRVGPLVRLRVTETAGLERPMKEHAEILELCKARAAEPAIKALRAHIETTHREVAAAIRRNANKGP; via the coding sequence ATGAGAAATCTATCCACTCAAGATCAACCAGCCGCTTTCTACAACGTTTACCAGCACCTGAGAAAAGACATTCTTGCTGGAGATCTTCTGGGAGGCGCAGTGCTGAGGCAAGATGACATTGCCCTGCAGTATGGCGTGAGCAAAGTGCCGGTCAGAGAAGCGCTACGCCGTCTGGAAATGGAAGGTCTGGTGGAATTTCGCCCCCGACGAGGCGCTATCGTCAAACAGGTCACTGATAGTGACTTGCTGGAAATGCTGGACATTCGCATTGCATTGGAATGCCGTGCTCTGGAGCTGGCGATTCCGAACTTTGCCGACTCGGACTTCGATCTGGCGCAGGATGTTCTGGATGAATACGCGCTCACAACCGACAAGGAACGCTGGAGCGAATTGAACCAACGTTTTCATGGCTGTATTCTGGAACCCTGCGGCAACCACCAGTTACTGGCACTTATCAATGACTTCGAGCAACGCGTGGGGCCTCTGGTGCGCCTGCGTGTCACCGAGACAGCAGGCCTCGAGCGCCCAATGAAGGAGCATGCAGAGATTCTCGAACTCTGCAAAGCCCGAGCAGCTGAACCCGCAATCAAAGCACTGCGGGCTCACATAGAAACAACTCATCGGGAAGTCGCCGCCGCCATTCGCCGCAACGCTAACAAGGGCCCTTGA
- the kynU gene encoding kynureninase — MSQSLPRKDLFSIPEGVIYLDGNSLGPLPKAVPARIAEVVNEQWGEQLIRAWNESGWMEQPGRVGDRIAALVGAPAGSVVMGDTLSIKVFQALAASVKMRPERRVILSDNGNFPSDLYVAEGLIDTIGKDYELRVVDPEAVEQAIDETVAVVMLTQVDYRSGRMHDMARITRLTHEAGAVSLWDLAHSAGAVPVELASSGCEFAVGCTYKYLNGGPGSPAFIYVRPDLIETAQPALSGWMGHDSPFAFEQGYRPATSIERMRVGTPPVIQMSALEAALDVWNDVDMNDLRATSVALSERFIAEVERRCPALVLASPRDATIRGSQVSFAFEHGYAAMQALIAKGVIGDFRAPNIMRFGFTPLYLDEADVVAAVDILQDILDNKRWADPAFQVAQSVT, encoded by the coding sequence ATGAGCCAGTCGCTACCTAGAAAAGATCTGTTTTCAATTCCTGAAGGTGTCATCTACCTGGATGGAAATTCCCTCGGGCCTTTGCCCAAAGCGGTGCCTGCGCGCATAGCCGAGGTCGTCAATGAGCAGTGGGGCGAGCAGCTGATCCGTGCGTGGAATGAGTCAGGCTGGATGGAACAACCGGGCCGTGTCGGTGACCGAATTGCAGCGCTGGTGGGGGCACCGGCGGGTAGTGTGGTGATGGGGGATACGCTGTCCATCAAGGTCTTTCAAGCATTGGCGGCGTCTGTGAAAATGCGCCCCGAACGCCGGGTTATCCTCTCTGATAATGGCAACTTTCCTTCCGATTTGTATGTGGCAGAAGGTTTGATCGATACCATTGGCAAGGACTACGAGCTGCGAGTTGTGGATCCTGAGGCTGTCGAACAAGCCATCGATGAAACAGTGGCTGTGGTGATGCTGACACAGGTGGATTATCGATCCGGTCGCATGCATGACATGGCACGCATTACCAGGCTCACCCATGAAGCCGGTGCTGTGAGTTTGTGGGATCTGGCCCATAGTGCGGGTGCGGTACCGGTAGAGCTTGCCAGCTCCGGGTGTGAGTTTGCCGTCGGCTGTACCTATAAATACCTCAATGGTGGCCCCGGTTCTCCGGCCTTCATCTATGTGCGCCCTGACCTGATCGAGACCGCCCAGCCAGCACTGTCGGGCTGGATGGGGCACGACTCTCCGTTTGCATTCGAACAAGGTTATCGTCCTGCTACTTCCATCGAAAGAATGCGGGTCGGCACACCGCCGGTTATCCAGATGAGTGCACTGGAAGCGGCACTGGATGTCTGGAACGATGTGGACATGAATGATCTGCGAGCAACAAGCGTGGCCTTGTCCGAGCGCTTCATAGCAGAAGTCGAGCGACGTTGTCCGGCTCTGGTCCTGGCTAGTCCACGTGATGCGACAATACGAGGCTCACAGGTATCCTTTGCCTTTGAACACGGTTATGCCGCTATGCAGGCATTGATTGCCAAGGGCGTTATCGGGGATTTTCGCGCTCCCAATATCATGCGCTTCGGCTTCACACCACTGTATCTGGACGAGGCGGATGTGGTGGCAGCGGTTGATATCCTGCAGGATATTCTGGATAACAAACGCTGGGCAGATCCGGCATTCCAGGTAGCGCAATCCGTTACCTGA